Proteins encoded by one window of Aphidius gifuensis isolate YNYX2018 linkage group LG2, ASM1490517v1, whole genome shotgun sequence:
- the LOC122850048 gene encoding protein VAC14 homolog, which produces MMSEKDFAPLSPACVRMLNEKVYDKRKPAALEIEKMIKEFSARNNTVQIKRLLKVLGQDFAASHNANTRKGGLIGLGAISVGLGKDSGKYIDDLIHPILTCFSDPDVNVRYYACESLYNVVKIARCDVLPLFTDIFSGISKLSCDPEQQIKNATELLDRLMKDIVTDSGMFDLRAFMPILREQIYTKNPFGRQFLISWVSVLDAVPDMDFIIELPEILDGLYKILEDPTPEIKKITDTVLNEFLRSIRANPTRVDYSGMINILITHAQSNDELLQLTAVTWIKEFINLSGKKMLPYTSGILTAILPCFAYDGDNRKSIKDTATQVNQLLMKLITSKDYIVDNSDDKDDDNNKHNVVVVDDDDDDTILGEKLDLVSVVEVLTKNLMHTSVPTKVVVLKWIYCLFINIPDKMNNHIEDLFIVLMKILGDCADDVTQQTLVVFSEIIKTDNINLSSGNNKYFTKFIINLLRLFSKNKTLLEERGAFIIRELCVLLSAEKIYRIMAEILLEEKNLKFACVMIQALNVILLTSSELFELRNKLKDLNSKESQSLFVCLYESWCHNPVATVALCLLGQKYSHACDLVRSFASIEVTVEFLTEIDKLVQLIESPIFTYLRLELLEPEKNEYLVRTLYGLLMILPQSDAFLTLHKRLAAIPPTNSLRNNNKNSIIDHNFKQNNDIDFTMLLKHFEKVQDMHKEHKKRLKKLNLLVDRDSIANQFNDGN; this is translated from the exons atgatgtcTGAAAAAGATTTTGCACCACTTAGTCCAGCTTGTGTACGtatgttaaatgaaaaagtatATGATAAAAGAAAACCAGCAGCACTTGAAATTGAAAA aatGATTAAAGAATTTTCAGCAAGAAATAATACAGTACAAATAAAACGTTTATTAAAAGTACTTGGACAAGATTTTGCAGCATCACATAATGCAAATACACGTAAAGGTGGTTTAATTGGACTTGGTGCAATATCAGTTGGTTTAGGAAAAGACAGTggtaaatatattgatgatttaatacaTCCAATATTAACATGTTTTAGTGATCCAGATGTTAATGTACGTTATTATGCATGTGAAAGTCTTTATAATGTTGTTAAAATAGCAAGATGTGATGTATTACCATTATTTACTGATATATTTAGTGGTATAAGTAAATTATCATGTGATCCAgaacaacaaattaaaaatgcaacaGAATTACTTGATAGATTAATGAAAGATATTGTAACTGATTCTGGTATGTTTGATTTACGTGCATTTATGCCAATATTACGTGAAcaaatatatactaaaaatcCATTTGGtagacaatttttaatatcatggGTATCAGTACTGGATGCTGTACCAGATAtggattttataattgaattacCAGAAATTCTAGATGGTctatataaaatacttgaagatCCAACacctgaaattaaaaaaataactgatactgtattaaatgaatttttacgtAGTATTAGAGCAAATCCAACGAGAGTTGATTATTCTGGTATGATTAATATACTAATAACACATGCACAAAGTAATGATGAGTTATTACAATTAACAGCTGTAACATGGatcaaagaatttattaatttatctggtAAAAAAATGTTACCATATACATCTGGTATATTAACAGCAATATTACCATGTTTTGCATATGATGGTGATAAtagaaaatcaataaaagataCAGCAACACAagttaatcaattattaatgaaattaataacatcaaaagattatattgttgataatagtgatgataaagatgatgataataataaacataatgttgttgttgttgatgatgatgatgatgatacaataCTTGGTGAAAAATTAGATCTTGTTAGTGTTGTTGAAGTATtgactaaaaatttaatgcaCACATCTGTACCAACAAAAGTTGTTGTACTTAAATGgatatattgtttgtttataaatataccagataaaatgaataatcatattgaagatttatttattgtattgatgaaaatacttGGTGATTGTGCTGATGATGTTACACAACAAACACTTGTTGTATTTtcagaaattattaaaacagataatattaatttatcatctggtaataataaatattttacaaaatttattattaatttattaagattattttctaaaaataaaactctatTAGAAGAAAGAGGTGCATTTATTATTAGAGAATTATGTGTATTATTAAgtgctgaaaaaatatatcgtaTTATGGCGGAAATattacttgaagaaaaaaatttaaaatttgcttGTGTTATGATACAAGCATTGAATGTTATACTTTTAACAAGTTCAGAATTATTTGAGCTAAGAAATAAGCTTAAAGATTTAAAttcaaag gaaAGTCAAAGTTTATTTGTGTGTCTTTATGAATCATGGTGTCATAATCCAGTAGCAACAGTTGCACTATGTCTTCTTGGACAAAAATATTCTCATGCATGTGATCTTGTACGTTCATTTGCAAGTATTGAAGtaactgttgaatttttaactgAAATTGACAAACTAGTACAATTAATTGAATCACcaatatttacatatttaagacttgaattattagaaccagaaaaaaatgaatatttagtTAGAACTTTATATggtttattaatgatattacCACAAAGTGATGCATTTTTAACATTACACAAAAGACTAGCTGCAATACCACCAACAAATTcattaagaaataataataaaaattcaataattgatcataattttaaacaaaataatgatattgattttacaatgttattaaaacattTTGAAAAAGTACAAGATATGCATAAAGAacataaaaaaagattaaaaaaattaaatttacttgttgACAGAGATTCCATTGCAAATCAATTTAATGatggtaattaa
- the LOC122850050 gene encoding rab11 family-interacting protein 4 — MVISQYTTEQCSVSSSGVYETNSTSDIDEINRQNITSTSTQLTNNNNDNNASSDNLIKSINDVNKIENIETTNIVGRKLVNIKIPSTGCKSQSGPPSLSTTNDDLENNNNSLTKNTSTNNNNNSNKFQEESYEGFGYARVDADIDTEIETPNDEANCSTPSPTNGLQSFGKLNSAVSPSSTLGRHTWLRTSLRKAPSSLTSGRSARQLGSNALASQLYRSGSFNSSGRGSTCDATDDMYSDVSLEDDVMIDLNHRVRMIQEQMDNLVDTQSVSGERYARVKEENATLQARILMLEEAAKDTEARADEKLQSEQRRHREWTSRIEREKQLQLENCAMKIQTLEIEIINLREQLTRIREQYDSEKKEKIKLENLLDDANTALRNSQDNEKQLLIKTNEMKILLDTAKDELTLKNNDRQRIESLLLEVANLNVKNKNLEESRDELQAAAAALHAGRELLMMNPLIGYDKNPKSLAAELTDELDGELKNDTSTPRTIGELEKALKEQQDVNAQLKGYIDNILLNIVENYPHLLEVKQPNL, encoded by the exons ATGGTAATCTCTCAATATACAACGGAACAATGTTCAGTGTCAAGCAGTGGTGTTTATGAAACAAATAGTACCAGTGACATTGACGAAATAAATCGTCAAAATATAACATCAACAAGTACTCAATTAACTAATAACAACAACGACAATAATGCATCAAgtgataatttgataaaatcaataaatgatgttaataaaattgaaaacatCGAAACGACAAATATTGTTGGCCGTAAATTGGTCAACATTAAAATTCCCTCGACAGGATGCAAAAGTCAAAGTGGTCCACCctcattatcaacaacaaatgatgatttagaaaataataataattcattaactaaaaatacatcaacaaataataataataattcaaataaatttcaagaagAAAGTTACGAGGGTTTTGGATACGCAAGAGTTGATGCTGATATTGATACTGAAATTGAAACTCCAAATGATGAAGCCAATTGTTCAACACCATCACCAACAAATGGTCTACAATCTTTTgg aaaattaaatagtgcAGTTAGTCCAAGCTCAACTCTTGGTCGCCATACTTGGCTAAGAACTTCATTGAGAAAAGCTCCTTctag tTTGACCTCTGGAAGATCAGCAAGACAACTTGGATCCAACGCCTTAGCTag tcAACTTTATCGAAGTGGAAGCTTCAATAGTTCTGGCAGAGGTTCAACTTGTGACGCTACTGACGATATGTACAGTGACGTGTCACTTGAAGACGACGTTATGATTGATCTAAATCACCGG gTAAGAATGATTCAAGAACAAATGGATAATCTTGTTGACACTCAATCAGTTAGTGGTGAGCGTTATGCAAGGGTCAAAGAAGAAAATGCAACACTTCAAGCAAGAATATTGATGCTTGAAGAAGCTGCTAAAGATACAGAAGCTAGAGCTGATGAAAAACTTCag tctgAACAACGAAGACATCGTGAATGGACAAGTAGAATTGAACgtgaaaaacaattacaacttgaaaattgtgcaatgaaaatacaaacacttgaaattgaaataataaatttacgtgAACAATTAACAAGAATACGTGAACAATatgatagtgaaaaaaaagaaaaaataaaattagaaaatttattagatGATGCAAATACAGCATTACGTAATTCACaagataatgaaaaacaattattaataaaaacaaatgaaatgaaaatattacttGATACTGCTAAAGatgaattaacattaaaaaataatgatcgTCAAAGAAttgaaagtttattattagaagttgctaatttaaatgttaaaaataaaaatttagaagaaTCAAGAGATGAATTACAAGCAGCAGCTGCTGCATTACATGCTGGTAGagaattattaatgatgaatcCATTAATTGGATATGATAAAAATCCAAAAAGTCTTGCTGCTGAATTAACTGATGAGCTTGAtggtgaattaaaaaatgacacAAGCACACCACGCACAATTGGTGAATTAGAAAAAGCATTAAAAGAACAACAAGATGTTAATGCACAGCTCAAAggatatattgataatattcttTTGAATATTGTAGAAAATTATCCCCATTTACTTGAAGTTAAACAAcccaatttataa
- the LOC122850051 gene encoding putative uncharacterized protein DDB_G0292292, producing MKTRKIDPTCLIAEVYKRPALWNADHHMHYNRDAVDRIWEELSVVLQTPLAMIKSRWKGLRDTMRLEMKKRKRYKQNKQAHRPVWSYYNDLKFLRSQILRRSQTLASTSISDESNSSCITDPDNYESSDLSDDNSSNNLHNNKKHKSINNDLNNKKINSTIENKNSKVDKLIKESSSNCCLDGAPGTSVDDPTVIMIKDEHSSLISYDLPDPLNNNRQINLQQIDNTNLIDDNKHDDDDNYHFLVSLLPHMKKLTDERRMFLRMKIQELVYHQVYNK from the exons ATGAAGACTAGAAAAATAGATCCAACTTGTTTGATTGCTGAAGTTTATAAACGACCGGCATTGTGGAATGCTGATCATCATATGCATTATAATCGTGATGCGGTTGATCGAATTTGGGAAGAATTATCAGTAGTATTACAAACACCAT TGGCAATGATAAAATCAAGATGGAAAGGTTTACGTGATACAATGCgtttagaaatgaaaaaaagaaaaagatataaacaaaataaacaagctCATCGTCCAGTATGGAGTTATTATAacgatttaaaatttttaagaagTCAAATATTACGTCGTTCACAAACACTAGCATCAACATCAATATCTGATGAATCAAATTCAAGCTGTATAACTGATCCTGATAATTATGAATCATCTGATTTATCAGatgataattcatcaaataatttacacaacaacaaaaagcataaatcaattaataatgatttaaataataaaaaaattaattctactattgaaaataaaaatagcaaagtcgataaattaattaaagaatcatcatcaaattgttGTCTTGATGGTGCACCAGGTACATCAGTTGATGATCCAACTGTAATCATGATTAAAGATGAACATTCAAGTTTAATAAGCTATGATTTACCTGATccattaaataacaatagacaaataaatttacaacaaattgataatacaaatttaattgatgataataaacatgatgatgatgataattatcacTTTCTCGTTAGTCTTTTACCACACATGAAAAAACTAACTGACGAAAGGAGAATGTTTTTAAGAATGAAAATTCAAGAACTTGTTTATCAtcaagtttataataaataa
- the LOC122850052 gene encoding EKC/KEOPS complex subunit Tp53rk, with translation MFDKPGYELICQGAEARIYKGKYLGKETLLKERFIKKYRHPELDENLTKERIKNEVKAIVRAKSAGIVTPTIYLVDLDERSIYMEFINNAKTLKLYIESMLLNNIDEKLWLDWIGESLGVLLAKLHMKNLIHGDLTTSNILVNNEIFDNYKLDDDKNISDAFVFIDFGLARVDSTAEDKAVDLYVLERSLLSSHSQVPKLFSIILNKYEQSIADAKQRKEIVKKYEDVRARGRKRLMIG, from the exons ATGTTTGACAAACCTGGATATGAATTAATTTGCCAAGGTGCTGAGGCAAGAATTTACAAGGGTAAATATCTTGGAAAAGAgacattattaaaagaaagatttatcaaaaaatatagacaTCCTGagcttgatgaaaatttaacaaaagaaagaattaaaaatgaagttAAAGCAATTGTTAGAGCTAAAAGTgcag gTATAGTGACACCAACAATTTATCTGGTTGATCTTGATGAACGTAGTATTTACatggaatttataaataatgcaaaaactttaaaactttatattgAAAGTATGttgttgaataatattgatgaaaaattatggcTTGATTGGATTGGTGAATCACTTGGTGTACTTTTAGCAAAAttacatatgaaaaatttaattcatggTGATTTAACAACATCAAATATATTAgttaacaatgaaatatttgataattataaattggatgatgataaaaatataagtgatGCTTTTGTGTTTATTGATTTTGGTTTAGCAAGAGTTGATTCAACTGCTGAAGATAAAGCTGTTGATTTATATGTTTTAGAACGTTCATTATTGAGTTCACACTCACAAGtaccaaaattattttcaataattttaaataaatatgaacaaTCAATAGCTGATGCTAAACAACGTAAAgaaattgtcaaaaaatatgaagATGTCAGAGCAAGAGGAAGAAAACGTTTGATGATTGGttga
- the LOC122850053 gene encoding respirasome Complex Assembly Factor 1, with translation MSPGNKNEKTLNGGKGGSSIWSRAITANSEWPDKEEFLDVIYWSRQVIGIIIGICWGIFPLKGLVALMLFALVNAGIIYIYISSFQQVDEEEFGGMWELTKEGFMTSFAGFLVTWIIIYSGLHFD, from the exons atgtcacctggtaataaaaatgaaaaaacattaaatggAGGTAAAGGTGGCTCAAGTATTTGGAGTAGAGCTATAACAGCAAATTCAGAATGGCCAGATAag GAAGAATTTTTAGATGTTATTTATTGGAGTAGACAAGTGATTGGAATTATTATTGGTATTTGTTGGGGAATATTTCCATTGAAAGGATTAGTTGCTCTTATGTT atttgCTCTTGTTAATGCTGGAATTATCTACATTTATATAAGTAGCTTTCAGCAAGTTGATGAAGAAGAGTTTGGTGGAATGTGGGAATTGACTAAAGAAGGATTTATGACTTCATTTGCTGGTTTTttg gtgacttggataataatttattcaggATTGCATTTTGATTGa